A portion of the Oryzias melastigma strain HK-1 linkage group LG1, ASM292280v2, whole genome shotgun sequence genome contains these proteins:
- the LOC112137088 gene encoding calmodulin-regulated spectrin-associated protein 3 isoform X2, whose amino-acid sequence MVDSPSAMKKTFSVPEIKPLDQYNLNRAKICANIRWLLSKLYGCAENVPVELRDPLYKDQYEQEHLKPSVSKLLLSPDTYCRAQALLAQAQGGSQPASQGPPADNSALLQFLVKKGLAPKVQDAGVTEEDLSKSPVNVKAHLALVDSLMSLAAREMVERVKMAAEAEQIGVGAPWENALLFWVNRLTQKLREITEGEDELPKSQTCTDLQPVQDRCQSNRWYWKLVPHAIAFCLKESGNKPPVIRYKKDKVQSKLTPTFPLVSAVKDLSNGCAIAAVLYYYCPSLLPLEDVCLKDTMSVADSVYNLQLIKEFCDSNLQSCCQLAVEDLLYAPPPLHLNILSLVAELLEWFEMKKPDFVQPIQPVDLTDVSGLLECTSPVNGNSNSGSPAFILKQPFVPLPSSVSSESKSWTKKQISRPLSAVTFSIPFGLDSDVDIVMGNPIDSVFRSVSTDDLTAGVPAMTSPAAMTGMAHIPYSPPEDLSHLVSASAPSQRSAWGPHAYTAPLGELPTIEEALQVVHTLNSKDRRKGRTPEKKGRLGSRQEPRLRPEGAPAGFFLHSPEKENPQLSSSAPSRSGVPHWSADAEKKSGRGRSGQSGDMSRDDDSVLRDGSIDSSEASDDIPRNAPGNIRPTSGRQGNHSTNNSPRMTSFAEQRDHQRRNPAATGEDYASSPNPATPGTPLTPSTPAAVSGHQGNQGPKGPEPGSEAWELAARLEEKRKSIEAQKRRIEAIFARHRQRLGKTAFLQLKREQGEGEGETAEVDSLTLDERLTHMEEQLKQEEEKEDKDVEKEKEKPSVSNPTRLEKQVTFSIESKKGAEAEKGGDKPGEGVIVEYNEVVQKLSEALQSLQKDMQKLTEQQQQLLSNQRPRNTPKSTTRNITKTPPRTPPHTPTKTPPRTPTRTPTRSTSKAWVIPPASKSASASSPSRRAQVLPSSGSPKTIISSSCPAPITKVHSRGTKHGPRAQLQPQPRPSELKFPTLNRVLTPTQNVDTLPHLRRVSPSKCQVQTSSSFRIGGPQTPQESPQLPQQPDENTSDTASSETPTQFSLELEQDDAEAVGGLPIFLQSRQERRRPAGGSSSGAPSECSFESDTLSLSAAFSVDAEAARAGVAAGQPCGLNEASLSTAGGPEGTSDEPTDEGQEFSSDSMSDHTESARPPVVESSDPGEQISLATDALDPPQQQTECKEHKAPTETLKPSGDQAEVETKGGIGFFFKDETHSEGEMAQRRALLLERQQKRTEELRKRRQWNEQEQEIRSASADRNVASPSCTPPRGTPSPSPTPPATPARRGDFTRGEYARRHQLKIMEDLDKVLKQKSTSHGRSSAKKARSRPRSMTREETKLSLSPAKGATGSKLTKVYSHSSLNLVATEEPGNAKSEPTKNPQSCLDSPAQSATQKPTNAIEDKECESNGTSPAPEYTGPKLFKEPSFRSNKFIIHNALSRCCLAGKVNETQKNKIFEEMEKSSANHFLILFRDSSCQFRGVYTMNPDSQDLVRLTGVGPRTLSSNQVESIYKYSSDRKQFSAIPSKTVGMSVDAFTIPSHLWQGGGGGGAGGGGSRRASINKKVAVVK is encoded by the exons AAAATGTTCCAGTTGAGCTCCGAGACCCCCTTTACAAAGACCAGTATGAGCAGGAGCATCTCAAGCCCTCCGTCTCCAAGCTGCTGCTGTCCCCTGACACGTACTGCCGAGCGCAGGCCCTGCTGGCTCAGGCGCAGGGGGGCTCTCAGCCCGCATCTCAGGGGCCCCCGGCCGACAACTCGGCTCTGCTGCAGTTCCTGGTCAAGAAAGGCCTCGCCCCGAAGGTTCAGGACGCAGGGGTCACAGAGGAAGACCTCAGCAAAAGTCCCGTCAACGTG AAAGCCCATCTCGCCCTCGTCGACTCACTGATGTCACTGGCAGCCAGGGAGATGGTGGAGCGGGTAAAGATGGCGGCGGAGGCGGAGCAAATAGGCGTCGGGGCTCCCTGGGAGAATGCTCTGCTCTTCTGGGTCAACAGG ctgaccCAGAAGTTGAGAGAAATCACAGAAGGAGAAGACGAGCTCCCCAAATCCCAGACCTGCACAGACCTGCAGCCCGTTCAGGACAGG TGTCAGTCCAACCGCTGGTACTGGAAACTAGTCCCA CATGCTATCGCTTTTTGTTTGAAGGAGTCGGGGAATAAGCCGCCAGTG ATCCGCTATAAGAAGGACAAAGTCCAGTCCAAGCTCACTCCCACTTTCCCTCTGGTTTCCGCCGTCAAAGACCTCTCTAACGGCTGTGCAATAGCTGCTGTGCTGTACTACTACTGCCCTAGCCTGCTACCTCTAGAGG ATGTGTGTCTGAAGGACACCATGTCTGTGGCGGACAGCgtctacaacctgcagctcaTTAAGGAGTTTTGTGACAGCAACTTGCAGAGCTGCTGCCAGCTCGCTGTGGAGGACCTGCTCTACGCCCCCCCACCTCTGCAT CTGAACATCCTCAGCCTCGTAGCTGAGCTGCTAGAGTGGTTTGAAATGAAGAAACCAGATTTTGTTCAGCCCATTCAACCCGTTGACCTCACAG ATGTCTCTGGATTGTTGGAGTGTACAAGTCCTGTCAATGGGAACAGCAACAG tggTTCTCCTGCTTTCATCCTCAAACAACCTTTTGTCCCCCTGCCTTCTTCTGTATCGTCAG AAAGTAAAAGTTGGACAAAGAAACAAATCAG TCGTCCTCTGTCTGCAGTGACTTTCAGCATCCCATTTGGCCTGGACAGTGATGTTGACATTGTCATGGGAAACCCAATAGATTCTGTGTTTCGCTCCGTCAGCACCGATGACCTCACCGCCGGTGTCCCGGCAATGACCTCACCGGCGGCAATGACAGGGATGGCCCACATCCCATACAGTCCGCCGGAAGACCTCAGCCACCTGGTCAGTGCTTCGGCCCCCTCACAGCGGTCTGCCTGGGGCCCTCACGCGTACACTGCACCCCTCGGGGAGCTTCCCACTATTGAGGAAGCTCTGCAGGTGGTTCACACCCTCAACAGCAAAGATCGGAGGAAGGGGCGAACACCCGAGAAAAAGGGGAGGTTAGGGAGCCGACAGGAGCCCAGGTTGCGTCCTGAAGGAGCCCCTGCCggtttttttctgcattccCCAGAAAAGGAAAATCCTCAGCTGAGTAGCTCTGCTCCCTCTCGCTCAGGAGTCCCTCATTGGTCAGCTGATGCTGAAAAGAAAAGTGGGCGGGGCAGGTCAGGACAAAGCGGCGACATGTCACGTGATGACGACTCTGTTCTGCGAGATGGCAGCATTGATTCCTCAGAAGCGTCTGATGACATTCCCAGAAATGCTCCTGGGAACATCCGACCCACCAGCGGTCGTCAGGGAAACCACAGTACCAACAACAGTCCACGCATGACCAGCTTTGCGGAACAGCGAGACCATCAAAGAAGAAATCCTGCCGCCACCGGGGAGGACTATGCATCATCTCCAAACCCAGCAACCCCTGGAACTCCGCTCACTCCTTCCACTCCGGCTGCTGTGTCTGGCCATCAGGGCAACCAGGGTCCCAAAGGCCCAGAACCCGGCTCTGAAGCGTGGGAGCTGGCAGCCCGCCTTGAGGAAAAACGCAAAAGTATCGAAGCACAAAAAAGACGCATTGAAGCCATTTTTGCCAGACACAGACAGAGACTCGGAAAGACTGCTTTCCTTCAGCTGAAAAGGGAGcaaggagaaggagaaggagagacGGCGGAGGTGGATAGTCTGACGCTGGACGAGCGTCTCACTCATATGGAGGAACAGTTGAAacaagaggaggagaaagaggacaAGGATGTGgagaaggagaaagaaaagcCATCTGTTTCCAATCCTACTCGCTTAGAGAAACAAGTAACCTTCTCCATCGAAAGCAAGAAGGGAGCTGAGGCTGAAAAAGGAGGTGACAAACCAGGAGAGGGTGTCATTGTGGAGTACAACGAGGTGGTGCAGAAGCTGAGTGAAGCTCTGCAGTCACTCCAGAAAGACATGCAGAAACTTacagaacagcagcagcagctcctgagcAACCAAAGACCGAGAAACACACCCAAATCCACGACGCGAAACATCACCAAAACTCCTCCCAGAACCCCACCTCACACACCGACAAAGACCCCACCAAGAACCCCAACAAGGACTCCAACCAGGAGCACCAGCAAGGCTTGGGTTATTCCTCCTGCGTCTAAATCTGCTTCAGCGTCTTCACCCTCACGTCGCGCTCAAGTCCTCCCTTCATCCGGCTCACCTAAAACCATCATCTCTTCCTCCTGTCCAGCTCCCATCACAAAAGTTCACTCGCGTGGTACCAAACACGGCCCCCGCGCTCAGCTTCAgccccagccccgcccctctgaacTCAAGTTCCCAACACTGAACCGTGTCTTGACACCGACCCAGAATGTGGACACTCTTCCTCACCTGAGGCGTGTTTCCCCCAGCAAGTGTCAAGTCCAGACTTCCTCTTCCTTCCGCATCGGTGGTCCCCAGACTCCTCAGGAGTCTCCTCAGCTCCCACAGCAGCCTGACGAGAACACCTCCGACACAGCTTCAAGCGAGACACCCACCCAGTTCAGCCTGGAGTTGGAGCAGGATGATGCCGAGGCGGTAGGAGGGCTACCCATCTTCCTTCAGTCCAGGCAGGAGCGCCGGAGACCAGCTGGAGGTAGCAGCTCCGGGGCTCCATCCGAGTGTTCGTTTGAGAGTGACACTCTGTCCCTGTCTGCTGCATTCAGTGTGGACGCAGAAGCCGCAAGAGCTGGTGTGGCTGCAGGGCAGCCATGTGGACTGAATGAGGCATCCTTATCAACTGCTGGAGGTCCAGAGGGAACCAGCGATGAACCAACTGACGAGGGGCAAGAGTTTTCCTCCGACTCCATGAGTGACCACACAGAATCTGCAAGGCCACCTGTTGTAGAAAGCTCGGATCCAGGCGAACAAATAAGTCTAGCTACAGATGCTCTCGATCCGCCGCAACAGCAAACTGAGTGCAAAGAACACAAGGCCCCCACTGAAACCCTGAAGCCAAGTGGAGATCAGGCTGAAGTGGAAACCAAAGGAGGGATTGGCTTCTTCTTTAAG GACGAGACTCACAGTGAAGGAGAGATGGCCCAACGCAGAGCGCTGCTGCTGGAGCGCCAACAGAAGAGGACGGAGGAGCTAAGGAAGAGGAGACAGTGGAATGAGCAAGAGCAGGAAATAAG atCGGCATCTGCAGACAGAAATGTTGCATCTCCGTCTTGCACGCCTCCCAGAGGCACACCCTCGCCGTCCCCAACACCTCCGGCTACACCAGCACGCCGAGGCGATTTCACCAGAGGGGAGTATGCACGCCGCCATCAGCTGAAAATAATGGAAGATCTGGACAAGGTTCTAAAGCAAAAGTCAACCAGTCATGGTCGATCATCAGCCAAGAAGGCCCGCTCACGCCCTCGCAGCATGACCAGAGAGGAAACAAAGCTCTCTCTGAGTCCAGCCAAAGGAGCGACTG GATCTAAGTTGACAAAAGTTTACTCCCACTCCTCACTTAACCTCGTGGCCACGGAGGAGCCAGGGAACGCCAAGAGTGAACCCACAAAGAATCCACAGAG ctgcctTGACTCTCCTGCTCAAAGTGCAACACAAAAGCCAACAAATGCCATTGAAGACAAGGAATGTGAGTCCAACGGGACCTCCCCGGCCCCAGAATACACAG gCCCAAAGCTCTTTAAAGAACCAAGCTTTAGGTCAAATAAATTCATCATTCACAACGCTCTCTCCCGCTGCTGCCTGGCTGGAAAGGTCaatgaaacacaaaagaacaaGATCTTTGAG GA
- the LOC112137088 gene encoding calmodulin-regulated spectrin-associated protein 3 isoform X1, which yields MVDSPSAMKKTFSVPEIKPLDQYNLNRAKICANIRWLLSKLYGCAENVPVELRDPLYKDQYEQEHLKPSVSKLLLSPDTYCRAQALLAQAQGGSQPASQGPPADNSALLQFLVKKGLAPKVQDAGVTEEDLSKSPVNVKAHLALVDSLMSLAAREMVERVKMAAEAEQIGVGAPWENALLFWVNRLTQKLREITEGEDELPKSQTCTDLQPVQDRCQSNRWYWKLVPHAIAFCLKESGNKPPVIRYKKDKVQSKLTPTFPLVSAVKDLSNGCAIAAVLYYYCPSLLPLEDVCLKDTMSVADSVYNLQLIKEFCDSNLQSCCQLAVEDLLYAPPPLHLNILSLVAELLEWFEMKKPDFVQPIQPVDLTDVSGLLECTSPVNGNSNSGSPAFILKQPFVPLPSSVSSESKSWTKKQISRPLSAVTFSIPFGLDSDVDIVMGNPIDSVFRSVSTDDLTAGVPAMTSPAAMTGMAHIPYSPPEDLSHLVSASAPSQRSAWGPHAYTAPLGELPTIEEALQVVHTLNSKDRRKGRTPEKKGRLGSRQEPRLRPEGAPAGFFLHSPEKENPQLSSSAPSRSGVPHWSADAEKKSGRGRSGQSGDMSRDDDSVLRDGSIDSSEASDDIPRNAPGNIRPTSGRQGNHSTNNSPRMTSFAEQRDHQRRNPAATGEDYASSPNPATPGTPLTPSTPAAVSGHQGNQGPKGPEPGSEAWELAARLEEKRKSIEAQKRRIEAIFARHRQRLGKTAFLQLKREQGEGEGETAEVDSLTLDERLTHMEEQLKQEEEKEDKDVEKEKEKPSVSNPTRLEKQVTFSIESKKGAEAEKGGDKPGEGVIVEYNEVVQKLSEALQSLQKDMQKLTEQQQQLLSNQRPRNTPKSTTRNITKTPPRTPPHTPTKTPPRTPTRTPTRSTSKAWVIPPASKSASASSPSRRAQVLPSSGSPKTIISSSCPAPITKVHSRGTKHGPRAQLQPQPRPSELKFPTLNRVLTPTQNVDTLPHLRRVSPSKCQVQTSSSFRIGGPQTPQESPQLPQQPDENTSDTASSETPTQFSLELEQDDAEAVGGLPIFLQSRQERRRPAGGSSSGAPSECSFESDTLSLSAAFSVDAEAARAGVAAGQPCGLNEASLSTAGGPEGTSDEPTDEGQEFSSDSMSDHTESARPPVVESSDPGEQISLATDALDPPQQQTECKEHKAPTETLKPSGDQAEVETKGGIGFFFKDETHSEGEMAQRRALLLERQQKRTEELRKRRQWNEQEQEIRSASADRNVASPSCTPPRGTPSPSPTPPATPARRGDFTRGEYARRHQLKIMEDLDKVLKQKSTSHGRSSAKKARSRPRSMTREETKLSLSPAKGATGSKLTKVYSHSSLNLVATEEPGNAKSEPTKNPQSSCLDSPAQSATQKPTNAIEDKECESNGTSPAPEYTGPKLFKEPSFRSNKFIIHNALSRCCLAGKVNETQKNKIFEEMEKSSANHFLILFRDSSCQFRGVYTMNPDSQDLVRLTGVGPRTLSSNQVESIYKYSSDRKQFSAIPSKTVGMSVDAFTIPSHLWQGGGGGGAGGGGSRRASINKKVAVVK from the exons AAAATGTTCCAGTTGAGCTCCGAGACCCCCTTTACAAAGACCAGTATGAGCAGGAGCATCTCAAGCCCTCCGTCTCCAAGCTGCTGCTGTCCCCTGACACGTACTGCCGAGCGCAGGCCCTGCTGGCTCAGGCGCAGGGGGGCTCTCAGCCCGCATCTCAGGGGCCCCCGGCCGACAACTCGGCTCTGCTGCAGTTCCTGGTCAAGAAAGGCCTCGCCCCGAAGGTTCAGGACGCAGGGGTCACAGAGGAAGACCTCAGCAAAAGTCCCGTCAACGTG AAAGCCCATCTCGCCCTCGTCGACTCACTGATGTCACTGGCAGCCAGGGAGATGGTGGAGCGGGTAAAGATGGCGGCGGAGGCGGAGCAAATAGGCGTCGGGGCTCCCTGGGAGAATGCTCTGCTCTTCTGGGTCAACAGG ctgaccCAGAAGTTGAGAGAAATCACAGAAGGAGAAGACGAGCTCCCCAAATCCCAGACCTGCACAGACCTGCAGCCCGTTCAGGACAGG TGTCAGTCCAACCGCTGGTACTGGAAACTAGTCCCA CATGCTATCGCTTTTTGTTTGAAGGAGTCGGGGAATAAGCCGCCAGTG ATCCGCTATAAGAAGGACAAAGTCCAGTCCAAGCTCACTCCCACTTTCCCTCTGGTTTCCGCCGTCAAAGACCTCTCTAACGGCTGTGCAATAGCTGCTGTGCTGTACTACTACTGCCCTAGCCTGCTACCTCTAGAGG ATGTGTGTCTGAAGGACACCATGTCTGTGGCGGACAGCgtctacaacctgcagctcaTTAAGGAGTTTTGTGACAGCAACTTGCAGAGCTGCTGCCAGCTCGCTGTGGAGGACCTGCTCTACGCCCCCCCACCTCTGCAT CTGAACATCCTCAGCCTCGTAGCTGAGCTGCTAGAGTGGTTTGAAATGAAGAAACCAGATTTTGTTCAGCCCATTCAACCCGTTGACCTCACAG ATGTCTCTGGATTGTTGGAGTGTACAAGTCCTGTCAATGGGAACAGCAACAG tggTTCTCCTGCTTTCATCCTCAAACAACCTTTTGTCCCCCTGCCTTCTTCTGTATCGTCAG AAAGTAAAAGTTGGACAAAGAAACAAATCAG TCGTCCTCTGTCTGCAGTGACTTTCAGCATCCCATTTGGCCTGGACAGTGATGTTGACATTGTCATGGGAAACCCAATAGATTCTGTGTTTCGCTCCGTCAGCACCGATGACCTCACCGCCGGTGTCCCGGCAATGACCTCACCGGCGGCAATGACAGGGATGGCCCACATCCCATACAGTCCGCCGGAAGACCTCAGCCACCTGGTCAGTGCTTCGGCCCCCTCACAGCGGTCTGCCTGGGGCCCTCACGCGTACACTGCACCCCTCGGGGAGCTTCCCACTATTGAGGAAGCTCTGCAGGTGGTTCACACCCTCAACAGCAAAGATCGGAGGAAGGGGCGAACACCCGAGAAAAAGGGGAGGTTAGGGAGCCGACAGGAGCCCAGGTTGCGTCCTGAAGGAGCCCCTGCCggtttttttctgcattccCCAGAAAAGGAAAATCCTCAGCTGAGTAGCTCTGCTCCCTCTCGCTCAGGAGTCCCTCATTGGTCAGCTGATGCTGAAAAGAAAAGTGGGCGGGGCAGGTCAGGACAAAGCGGCGACATGTCACGTGATGACGACTCTGTTCTGCGAGATGGCAGCATTGATTCCTCAGAAGCGTCTGATGACATTCCCAGAAATGCTCCTGGGAACATCCGACCCACCAGCGGTCGTCAGGGAAACCACAGTACCAACAACAGTCCACGCATGACCAGCTTTGCGGAACAGCGAGACCATCAAAGAAGAAATCCTGCCGCCACCGGGGAGGACTATGCATCATCTCCAAACCCAGCAACCCCTGGAACTCCGCTCACTCCTTCCACTCCGGCTGCTGTGTCTGGCCATCAGGGCAACCAGGGTCCCAAAGGCCCAGAACCCGGCTCTGAAGCGTGGGAGCTGGCAGCCCGCCTTGAGGAAAAACGCAAAAGTATCGAAGCACAAAAAAGACGCATTGAAGCCATTTTTGCCAGACACAGACAGAGACTCGGAAAGACTGCTTTCCTTCAGCTGAAAAGGGAGcaaggagaaggagaaggagagacGGCGGAGGTGGATAGTCTGACGCTGGACGAGCGTCTCACTCATATGGAGGAACAGTTGAAacaagaggaggagaaagaggacaAGGATGTGgagaaggagaaagaaaagcCATCTGTTTCCAATCCTACTCGCTTAGAGAAACAAGTAACCTTCTCCATCGAAAGCAAGAAGGGAGCTGAGGCTGAAAAAGGAGGTGACAAACCAGGAGAGGGTGTCATTGTGGAGTACAACGAGGTGGTGCAGAAGCTGAGTGAAGCTCTGCAGTCACTCCAGAAAGACATGCAGAAACTTacagaacagcagcagcagctcctgagcAACCAAAGACCGAGAAACACACCCAAATCCACGACGCGAAACATCACCAAAACTCCTCCCAGAACCCCACCTCACACACCGACAAAGACCCCACCAAGAACCCCAACAAGGACTCCAACCAGGAGCACCAGCAAGGCTTGGGTTATTCCTCCTGCGTCTAAATCTGCTTCAGCGTCTTCACCCTCACGTCGCGCTCAAGTCCTCCCTTCATCCGGCTCACCTAAAACCATCATCTCTTCCTCCTGTCCAGCTCCCATCACAAAAGTTCACTCGCGTGGTACCAAACACGGCCCCCGCGCTCAGCTTCAgccccagccccgcccctctgaacTCAAGTTCCCAACACTGAACCGTGTCTTGACACCGACCCAGAATGTGGACACTCTTCCTCACCTGAGGCGTGTTTCCCCCAGCAAGTGTCAAGTCCAGACTTCCTCTTCCTTCCGCATCGGTGGTCCCCAGACTCCTCAGGAGTCTCCTCAGCTCCCACAGCAGCCTGACGAGAACACCTCCGACACAGCTTCAAGCGAGACACCCACCCAGTTCAGCCTGGAGTTGGAGCAGGATGATGCCGAGGCGGTAGGAGGGCTACCCATCTTCCTTCAGTCCAGGCAGGAGCGCCGGAGACCAGCTGGAGGTAGCAGCTCCGGGGCTCCATCCGAGTGTTCGTTTGAGAGTGACACTCTGTCCCTGTCTGCTGCATTCAGTGTGGACGCAGAAGCCGCAAGAGCTGGTGTGGCTGCAGGGCAGCCATGTGGACTGAATGAGGCATCCTTATCAACTGCTGGAGGTCCAGAGGGAACCAGCGATGAACCAACTGACGAGGGGCAAGAGTTTTCCTCCGACTCCATGAGTGACCACACAGAATCTGCAAGGCCACCTGTTGTAGAAAGCTCGGATCCAGGCGAACAAATAAGTCTAGCTACAGATGCTCTCGATCCGCCGCAACAGCAAACTGAGTGCAAAGAACACAAGGCCCCCACTGAAACCCTGAAGCCAAGTGGAGATCAGGCTGAAGTGGAAACCAAAGGAGGGATTGGCTTCTTCTTTAAG GACGAGACTCACAGTGAAGGAGAGATGGCCCAACGCAGAGCGCTGCTGCTGGAGCGCCAACAGAAGAGGACGGAGGAGCTAAGGAAGAGGAGACAGTGGAATGAGCAAGAGCAGGAAATAAG atCGGCATCTGCAGACAGAAATGTTGCATCTCCGTCTTGCACGCCTCCCAGAGGCACACCCTCGCCGTCCCCAACACCTCCGGCTACACCAGCACGCCGAGGCGATTTCACCAGAGGGGAGTATGCACGCCGCCATCAGCTGAAAATAATGGAAGATCTGGACAAGGTTCTAAAGCAAAAGTCAACCAGTCATGGTCGATCATCAGCCAAGAAGGCCCGCTCACGCCCTCGCAGCATGACCAGAGAGGAAACAAAGCTCTCTCTGAGTCCAGCCAAAGGAGCGACTG GATCTAAGTTGACAAAAGTTTACTCCCACTCCTCACTTAACCTCGTGGCCACGGAGGAGCCAGGGAACGCCAAGAGTGAACCCACAAAGAATCCACAGAG cagctgcctTGACTCTCCTGCTCAAAGTGCAACACAAAAGCCAACAAATGCCATTGAAGACAAGGAATGTGAGTCCAACGGGACCTCCCCGGCCCCAGAATACACAG gCCCAAAGCTCTTTAAAGAACCAAGCTTTAGGTCAAATAAATTCATCATTCACAACGCTCTCTCCCGCTGCTGCCTGGCTGGAAAGGTCaatgaaacacaaaagaacaaGATCTTTGAG GA